AAGAAATTTGCAACTGACAAATTGGTAACCGTAAGAAGTACAGTTGGGGCAGATGGAATTTCCATGGCAAAATAGATTATCATAAATAACTAGAACAGTATCCTGTCCTCTAAGAAGGATTTTAGAATATTTTTTGAATGAATAATATATACATTAAATCTCGAAATTAGAAGTAAATGAAGAATTTCGGAGATGCTTTTTTTTGCTCTATTGAGTCTTGACTTAGGCACATTTTCGAATTAGTGAGAAGGAAAGCAAACACTTAGGCACACCATTAAACCAAAAGCTTGATAATTGCTTTTTTGGTACAGCCAAGCTTTTGGCAAAAAATAGCTCTATTATATGCTTTAGCATACGTCCTGCACTGGTTGAAAATATGAAGTTGCCTGCTAGCATTTTTTATTTTTTTAATTCATAATTTGTACTTCTTCCTCCTGCTGCTTCTTTTTGTAGGATGTTTTTGTCTATCAAATCATTGATATCCCTTATAGCAGTATCTTTCGAACATTTGGCAATCTTAGCCCATTTTGATGAAGTGAGTTTACCCTCAAAACCATCCAAGAGCTTATTCAATAGTTTCTTTTGCCTTTCATTTATTAAAACTCCCGCATGCTTTGTCCAAAAATCTGCTTTGAATAAAACCCTGTTTAATAAGGAATCTGTGGATTTTAAAGCATTTATCAGACAGGTCAAAAACCATTGGATCCACTCCGTAATATCAAGATTTCCTTTTTGGGTTTTTTCCAGTATTTCGTAGTATTCCTTTCTTTCTATTCTGATCTGTGCCGACATACTGTAAAAACGTTGGTTGCTCTTATCTGATTGGGCCAATAACATATCTGTCAATGCCCTGGTTATCCTACCATTTCCATCTTCAAAAGGGTGTATGGTGACAAACCATAAGTGGGCTATTGCAGCTTTGATTACTAAATCAACTTTTAAATTATTGTTAAACCAATCTA
This window of the Aquiflexum balticum DSM 16537 genome carries:
- a CDS encoding Fic family protein, which translates into the protein MGTFIHQLTNWPHFTWNIDDIVNLLSEARNLQGRLLGKMESLGFDLRNEALLDTLTLDVLKSSEIEGEYLNPEQVRSSIARRLGMEIAGSVDSDRNVDGVVEMMVDATQNCFKPLTAERLFDWHAALFPTGRSGMYKIIVADWRKDTTGPMQVVSGALGKEKVHFQAPDSILVEKEMHQLLDWFNNNLKVDLVIKAAIAHLWFVTIHPFEDGNGRITRALTDMLLAQSDKSNQRFYSMSAQIRIERKEYYEILEKTQKGNLDITEWIQWFLTCLINALKSTDSLLNRVLFKADFWTKHAGVLINERQKKLLNKLLDGFEGKLTSSKWAKIAKCSKDTAIRDINDLIDKNILQKEAAGGRSTNYELKK